The sequence below is a genomic window from Mycobacterium heidelbergense.
GCCGGCGCGCATCGTCGAAGCCGCCCAGCGCACTTTCGATAGAGCCAAAGCACATGGCTGACTTCATCATTCGCATTCCGCGGGTCTCGGTGGCCGTCTCCGAGGCCGAGCTCACCGGCCTGCTCGTCGACGCCGGCGAGCACGTCGAGGCGGGCGCCCCGATCTATGTGATCGCCACCGAAAAGGTGGAACAGGAAATCGAGGCCGGCGCCTCGGGCACGGTGCACTGGACGGGCCAGGTCGGAACCACCTACGACATCGGCGCCGAAATCGGCGTCATCACTTCATAAAATAGCGAAAGGCAAAGCGTATGGACCTCAACGAGACGCGCGAGAGAATCATCTACGAAAAAGAAGGCCCGATCGCGCGCGTCACGCTCAACTGGCCCGAAAAGGCCAACGCACAAGACCAAAAGCTGGCCGAAGAGGTCGACGCGGCGCTGCTGGACGCCGACCGCGACTACGACATCAAGGTGCTGATCCTCAAGGCCAACGGCAAGGGCTTCTGCTCGGGGCACGCCATCGGCAACAACGCGGTCGACTACCCGGCCTTCGTCGAGGGCGCAAAGGTCATGGGCTCTCCCTGGAAGCCGCAGACCGACCTGTTCGTCAAGCCGATCCTGAACCTGTGGGAGTTCTCCAAGCCCACCATCGCCGCCGTGCACGGCTACTGCGTCGGCGGCGGCACCCACTACGGGCTGACCACCGACATCGTCATCGCCGCCGACGACGCCTACTTCTCCTACCCGCCCC
It includes:
- a CDS encoding enoyl-CoA hydratase-related protein; this encodes MDLNETRERIIYEKEGPIARVTLNWPEKANAQDQKLAEEVDAALLDADRDYDIKVLILKANGKGFCSGHAIGNNAVDYPAFVEGAKVMGSPWKPQTDLFVKPILNLWEFSKPTIAAVHGYCVGGGTHYGLTTDIVIAADDAYFSYPPLQGFGMPSGECSIEPWVFMNWRRAAYYLYLAEVIDAKKALEVGLVNEVVPRDQLEARADAIARHIAQAPMTTLLATKANLKRAWELMGMRVHWQSSNDLVALASISKDVQQLIQQVFKDKVLPSEQARRQAAAAAQTDGAATT
- a CDS encoding lipoyl domain-containing protein, producing the protein MADFIIRIPRVSVAVSEAELTGLLVDAGEHVEAGAPIYVIATEKVEQEIEAGASGTVHWTGQVGTTYDIGAEIGVITS